A single genomic interval of Streptomyces graminofaciens harbors:
- a CDS encoding ATP-binding protein — protein sequence MSATTPQLHSTVDTFAQLLSSTRGGARLARLLAAEQLRAWPVSLGVTERAEQIVAELAANAALHGRVGSRDFRLTLTLDTAGGLLRIAATDARGEHLPSPPADCGTPLNNEFGRGLLLVIALANRWGVEPYPPGGKTVWAECTRETPGPDTHSGRL from the coding sequence ATGAGCGCAACCACACCCCAACTTCACTCCACCGTAGATACGTTCGCGCAACTTCTGTCGTCCACTCGCGGCGGAGCCCGGCTCGCCCGCCTCCTCGCCGCCGAGCAGCTCCGCGCGTGGCCGGTGTCACTCGGCGTCACGGAGCGCGCCGAGCAGATCGTGGCCGAACTCGCCGCCAACGCCGCCCTTCACGGTCGTGTCGGCAGCCGCGACTTCCGGCTCACCCTCACCCTCGACACGGCGGGCGGCTTGCTCCGCATCGCCGCCACCGACGCCCGGGGCGAGCACCTCCCGTCGCCGCCTGCGGATTGCGGAACGCCCCTGAACAACGAGTTCGGCCGCGGCCTGCTCCTGGTCATCGCCCTCGCCAACCGCTGGGGCGTCGAGCCGTACCCGCCCGGCGGCAAGACGGTCTGGGCCGAGTGCACCCGCGAGACCCCCGGCCCGGACACGCACAGCGGGCGGCTCTAA
- a CDS encoding helix-turn-helix domain-containing protein, which translates to MTDGGVVDDEDVSCGEADREPDPSDSLRTFGAVMQALREHAGYSRTEFANLVSFSKHTVESVELGRRMPDVALVERSEEALGNTGALRKASKYVTRGRGDVGLAAWFRQWARLERVAVSLCTYECRLVPGLLQSEGYARALFENRLPLLTDERLEAQVEARLERQRMLRERPTVPLHFIVEEAVFRRRLGGRDVLRGQLDHVLELTTPRNVTLQVMPTEAEFHACMDGPVQLLETPEGRRLAYSEGQENGRLISDRKEVRLLYQRYDTLRSQALTPQDSRGLLERLRGAL; encoded by the coding sequence ATGACCGACGGCGGTGTGGTGGACGACGAAGACGTGTCGTGCGGCGAGGCGGACCGGGAGCCCGATCCCTCGGACAGCCTGCGGACCTTCGGGGCGGTCATGCAGGCACTGCGCGAGCACGCGGGGTACAGCAGAACCGAGTTCGCAAACCTGGTCAGCTTCTCCAAGCACACGGTGGAGTCGGTGGAGTTGGGGCGCCGGATGCCCGACGTGGCGTTGGTGGAGCGGTCAGAGGAGGCGCTGGGGAACACGGGGGCGCTGCGGAAGGCGTCGAAGTACGTGACACGGGGGCGCGGGGATGTCGGGCTCGCGGCATGGTTCCGGCAGTGGGCCCGGCTGGAGCGGGTGGCGGTGAGCCTGTGTACGTACGAGTGCCGGCTGGTGCCGGGGTTGTTGCAGTCGGAGGGGTATGCGCGGGCCCTGTTCGAGAACCGGCTTCCACTGCTGACTGATGAGCGGTTGGAGGCTCAGGTCGAAGCGCGGCTGGAACGGCAGAGGATGCTGCGCGAGCGGCCGACTGTGCCGCTTCACTTCATTGTGGAGGAGGCTGTTTTCCGGCGCAGGCTCGGTGGTCGTGACGTGCTGAGGGGCCAACTGGACCATGTGCTGGAACTGACGACACCCCGCAACGTGACACTGCAAGTCATGCCGACCGAGGCCGAGTTCCATGCGTGCATGGACGGCCCGGTACAGCTCCTTGAGACCCCGGAAGGGCGGCGGCTGGCGTACTCCGAAGGACAGGAGAACGGCCGATTGATCTCCGACCGCAAAGAGGTGCGCCTGCTCTACCAGCGCTATGACACACTGCGCTCGCAGGCCCTGACCCCCCAGGACTCGCGGGGCCTTCTGGAGCGACTGCGAGGAGCGCTATGA
- a CDS encoding DUF397 domain-containing protein: MSTTELAWFKSSYSGSSGDSCIEIAVTEQAICVRDSKDVTRPHLAVGREEWSRFVGFATEA; the protein is encoded by the coding sequence ATGAGTACGACGGAACTCGCCTGGTTCAAGTCCAGCTACAGCGGCAGCTCAGGCGACAGCTGCATCGAGATCGCCGTCACCGAACAGGCCATATGCGTACGGGACTCCAAGGACGTGACACGCCCTCACCTCGCCGTCGGCCGTGAGGAGTGGTCGCGGTTCGTGGGATTCGCGACAGAGGCGTGA